Sequence from the Metopolophium dirhodum isolate CAU chromosome 2, ASM1992520v1, whole genome shotgun sequence genome:
cttgTTATTCTGTTAATATTTTCGATTTAGTTTTCAATTCAGAGGATTTTGTGCATTGAAAAGAGTTATTTTTCAGACATAGTCCGGCTGAGATAACTTAATCTTACGTCGTGGttttgataaaaacaataaacgtaATACGGATTTACCTTAACACAAACGAATAAACAAAAAAGGTTCCAATCGACGCACAtccatgtttattttatcttgCCTATATTTCGTACGACGGCCACATtcactataaatgtataatataaaatacaatgtgtAGGATAAACAAGTTTCGTTATATAAAACGTTTTGAcggaaaaaaacattaaatataatataatattttgcagtGCATTATCagctattcaatatttaatttgatatgaaaTTTAACGATACAATAcgttaatatttttggtttttggttttttttttttgatagaaaaaCTTTTTTGACATGGCTTCTATCGAAAAGAGGAACGGTGCAATGCAAGGTGAGTCACCGAGAAGTCGTCCTAGTTTGTCCATCGTCAACTCGCTGGACGTCCTCCGACAAAAATTAATGTATGAAGTGGCGCGGCGACACGTAGATGAGAACCAGAAAGTGCTGTCGCAAAACCACCAGATACTGAAGAACTTAGGAAAGCGGTCACTGTTTCCTTTTATCGAAGTACCACGGAGGTACAACgtatttcttatataatgatacatCCATACATcgagttattattttaactttttttgaaacaGACTTATTGAAGTATGCTACTAAGTTtttcattgtattatttaactcattcaaatacatttttaaatatgactGTGGctaatagaattttaaaaatatctgtatAAATATGAACTTCTAAATTCAAGCGTCTGAATGGGATcatcttatttattttctctacctttttttgcttttctttataaacaatacaaatttgcgatttattttatagatacctatGGATTTAGGAATTCTCGtgcttaataattacattttttttacaggtTTTAAATGGAAACCATTTGGATTTCGACGGTTTAACAgcgttattatttatgaataatttatttaaatgcaatataattgattttatttgttgacTTTACCTAATACTGTAGACAGCCAAatcattgttattttgttttcaatttatatattatatgtatttccagtatataaaaaaaaaatacctagaataaatatattatgtcgtatattatacattaaaaaaacgcAATCCACAGACATTattcaccataatattattatacatacaacatacttgttccaaaaaaaataactttcagtattctatatttaatttagtttctttgtattttttttttttttgattaattaaaaattaattagagcATCGTAAAGTGATTTAATacctgttattttttaataaaaatatattattatactacaggATGCatcgtattaatttttttattttttaattgaatacacaatatatattttatgaataattagtatattatataggtgtacaatatattatatgcattatacatatactatgGTCTATTTACTGTTAAATTATTGGTATTTTAGTAACCACACACAACaaccaatttttaataattgttgttggACAATGAACAactgtaggtaataggtatactgtCACTCTAAataatgtaactatattatgttttattaattcacCGCATTTGTAACGCCCGTCCACTGCACCGAAGCTCCTTCCCACCTGTCGAAGAGaaacataattatatcatacaataaaattacaaatcgCCATCTGCAGTGGTGGTTTTACGAGGTGTTGGTGAGTTACAGGCCAATCTCTAAATCTAGTACGAGTTGAGACCCAAGTTTATGAAAGGGACTTGCGAATTTCGGCCATAATAACTACCATTACATATCAATATTCGGTATACTAGCATTCCCCAGGAGACACCGCAGTCTCCAACACTGTTTTATTGTATGGTTTTTTTCCCGATAAGTGAGTttgtcgtaatttttttttaattgaatattgcaGGGTTTCTCAACCTGTGGTACGCAGGGTAATGGGTGGGCCAACCCTACTATTGGTTTGCGTAAATGTGATGATCAGTAGTAAACATGTATGATAAGTGTGTAACTCTACATAGTCATCATCGTTTTCAaattacaaaacatttaaataataattctatcatactatataataggtataaatgtatcgCACAAGAATTTCTCCTAAACCTAACCACTATCAACggaaaaatatgtacattttaaatatattatgtacatatgcAAACTTTTACCAACCTCTCTCTCCCACTGCCCTCGGGACTTGTCAAGAACCACCTCTGTCATCAGAACGTGTTGATAGGTAGGCTTAGGgcataggttataggtattggtttaatgtgtattatgagttatgactaaggaaaaaatattcactttgTATGTATAAGACACTCGACCAAAAGTAGAAGCGACGTCGTGTTGTTAATATCGTCCGTGGCCTTCATCATCCGTGTCTGTTCGCCATGGTGCGATCGCGTGTCCACCGTCGCGTGGTTTTCGCTACCGCTACACGAATAGTGAGTCAATGGGAATCTGGAAAAATTGcgtacaaataaaacataataatattaagaacgaTAATTTCGACAAAATCAATATGACCCAAAATCAGTAGaaattatttgaacaataacgtctactatattatactctacGTACATGGTTATTGACTGTACTAAGTAAACAATCGAATACTGAAAACTTTAAAGTAATAAACAGTCGTGAAAATATTCGAAAAAGCTACAAatgcatgtatatatacactgtacactatacagtatatcGACCGGTTATTTATTTCTTTCGAATAAACGCAGTACAACTCAATAGATTTATTGTCGTGtgttgtattacatattatttacacaataagtataatataatgatttcgAGTTTCCAGTTTCATTTTTAAACTCgaatattactttaataataataataaaagtgcaataaaattgtattaataactcCAGTTAGTGGGCgtaattataataggttttgTCACAGGGCGAAAACTCTTGAGTTCAGGGTTCTAgaacttaaaacttttaatgtgaattatataaaatatattaaaaatattgatctgGCGAAGAGTTTGTcgagataatatttataatttatgccacacataacatacataatatgtaattacatattatatagtaacgtATTATTCCAATACGATTTGCAAACTTACTTAACATCTCATCGGTTGAATAAATGTCAAACGTTATTTATATGTGAAGTAAATTATGGTTGCTCAAAATGGTGGTGAAAACTCTCTCGTAAgtattcgattatattatatataaaattataataagtaggtacatggaTACTGCCTACTAATCatgtaagatattatatatatagcatGGCGTGTTAATCAACGtgttaatgttttttacaatttttttttaggtaatctTAGTTGTTGTAAaacatagttttcaaaaaacaatgatatttttacaattttttatcgttatgaagtttaaatttttttatccttttttttaaatgagaatttTGATTcatataaattgaatttcatACGAATCgtagttaattagttaattagttaGCTATCACTATACACTgcactattatataaaaatatacgtacctactataatatacatcatacataAACTATTTCCGAATCTTTACCTAATGCTCACTACATATAAAGATActgtacttttattttgtacgtATGTGATATGTCCTCATTtcttgataaatttaaaaacggaTTTCGATGTAgttttcacaattattatttaatgcattttaagGAAAAAGTTGTAGGATGTAATACGACCAATAGAACTCCTACACCCAGAAAACTgatcagtaaaatataaatttacttgtGGCGTTATCTGTTCAGTATTTACGTGatgaagtagtttttttttttatataaaagtcaaTTATCATCCCGGCAATAGCATTAACTGTACGTTATTACCTTGCATGCTCCCAAGTATCGGGTGCTCAAAATTTGGAAGTTTTGCTGAACATGACAattcctataatataatgtacctactacagTAAAGTACAATGTGTCAGGTGGTGGAAATTAAGTCACAATTTCGTAAtgcttaataataatgaaaaatataattttgatgaaatgtaagtacctatcatGTTGGTTCAAACTAATTAgatcaatacaataaaataactggaAAAAATTCAGATATTTATGACTTTTTTGGCAACTGAAAAAAAAGAATACTGTACAATAATGgctgtatatagttataatgaATTGAGTAATAGACCAACATTTTGTGGCGTACCCCTGTACCTCTTCctatcaaaactttaaatacgtataattaattaaatatttgttcaaagtgttgttcatataaatttaaattatcaaaaaaatattctgatttggaatattatgaaattaaaaatgcttgtggccatttataaaaataaagacttAATCaagttattttatagaaatttaatcttataaaaaaagtcaagccttttaaaaataatttatgtttactgTTATAAGAAGcacattgtttattattgagTATTTATTCATTATCACAAAACAATCActgaaagtaaataatattatataatgtgagACGAGTATTGGAGTATACAGTAGACGTGACTAAACCTTTGTAGTAAAGGGAAGCctttattaaatcttttattCATGCATTTTCATATTTCCcgaatttatctttttttatgaaaacaactaaaaaatacTGTTAACTAAGATGTTGGTAAAATCACCaacatttatgatatatttttcctatttgtatat
This genomic interval carries:
- the LOC132939713 gene encoding uncharacterized protein LOC132939713 isoform X2 encodes the protein MRILTIAWILVAVTWCCDSAVIYDPVVQNTRYYEPRIQDLELLDKNFFDMASIEKRNGAMQGESPRSRPSLSIVNSLDVLRQKLMYEVARRHVDENQKVLSQNHQILKNLGKRSLFPFIEVPRRF
- the LOC132939713 gene encoding uncharacterized protein LOC132939713 isoform X1: MRILTIAWILVAVTWCCDSAVIYDPVVQNTRYYEPRIQDLELLDKNFFDMASIEKRNGAMQGESPRSRPSLSIVNSLDVLRQKLMYEVARRHVDENQKVLSQNHQILKNLGKRSLFPFIEVPRRYNVFLI